In Gemmatimonadota bacterium, a single window of DNA contains:
- a CDS encoding FAD-dependent thymidylate synthase, translating to MEAQHLDRPVVPDLDEILGVPFKVLDDGFVRVVDYMGSDHSIVQAARVSYGAGTRQVHQDRGLIRYLMRHQHTTPFEMCDIKFHLRVPMDCWRQWIRHRTASVNEYSTRYSLAIDATQTTSPDAWRFQAEGNRQGSGGFVDTERGAYFSEKERELQEAARTRYEERIEAGIAREQARKDLPLSTYTEAYWKVNLLNLLRFLLLRMDDHAQWEIRQYAHLIGHRIVSAWCPIAWQAFMDYSVNAMQLTHLDWEIIRAIQAGDNGKVNELLVEYRYISKSGKLRRSRERDELEAKLRKLNMPVPWRSGDDPV from the coding sequence GTGCTCGACGACGGGTTCGTCCGCGTCGTGGACTATATGGGCAGCGATCACTCCATCGTGCAGGCCGCGCGCGTGTCCTACGGCGCCGGTACCCGCCAGGTGCACCAGGACCGGGGGCTGATCCGCTATCTCATGCGGCATCAGCACACCACGCCCTTCGAGATGTGCGACATCAAGTTCCACCTCCGGGTGCCCATGGATTGCTGGCGGCAGTGGATCCGGCACCGGACGGCTTCGGTCAACGAGTACAGCACCCGCTATTCGCTGGCGATCGACGCGACACAGACGACGTCGCCCGATGCGTGGAGGTTTCAGGCGGAGGGCAACCGCCAGGGCAGCGGAGGCTTCGTCGACACGGAGCGGGGCGCCTATTTCTCCGAGAAGGAACGGGAACTCCAGGAGGCCGCCCGGACCCGTTACGAAGAACGTATCGAGGCCGGCATCGCCCGGGAACAAGCCCGCAAGGACTTGCCCCTGTCCACCTACACGGAAGCCTACTGGAAGGTGAACCTCCTGAACCTGCTCCGGTTCCTCCTGCTGCGCATGGATGATCACGCCCAGTGGGAGATCCGCCAGTACGCCCACCTGATCGGACACCGCATCGTGTCGGCCTGGTGTCCCATCGCCTGGCAGGCCTTTATGGACTACAGCGTGAACGCGATGCAGCTGACCCACCTCGACTGGGAAATCATCCGGGCGATCCAGGCGGGCGATAACGGAAAAGTCAACGAACTACTGGTGGAGTACCGGTACATTTCAAAGTCGGGCAAGCTGCGCCGCAGCCGGGAGCGGGACGAACTCGAAGCCAAGCTGCGAAAGCTGAACATGCCGGTTCCGTGGCGGTCCGGT